In the Loxodonta africana isolate mLoxAfr1 chromosome 1, mLoxAfr1.hap2, whole genome shotgun sequence genome, one interval contains:
- the GCLC gene encoding glutamate--cysteine ligase catalytic subunit isoform X2: protein MGLLSQGSPLSWEETKRHADHVRRHGILQFLHIYHAVKDRHKDVLKWGDEVEYMLVSFDHENKKVQLVLSGEEVLETLQEKGERTNPNHPTLWRPEYGSYMIEGTPGQPYGGTMSEFNTVEDNMRKRRKEATSLLEENQAVCTITSFPRLGCPGFTLPEYKPNPVEGGASKSLFFPDEAINKHPRFSTLTRNIRHRRGEKVVINVPIFKDKNTPSPFIEAFPEDDEAARASKPDHIYMDAMGFGMGNCCLQVTFQACSISEARYLYDQLATICPIVPLKNNNYRISKSRYDSIDSYLSECGEKYNDINLTIDKEIYEQLLQEGIDHLLAQHVAHLFIRDPLTLFEEKIHLDDANESDHFENIQSTNWQTMRFKPPPPNSDIGWRVEFRPMEVQLTDFENSAYVVFVVLLTRVILSYKLDFLIPLSKVDENMKVAQKRDAVLQGMFYFRKDICKAGGNAVVDGCGKAQNSSELPPEEYTLMSIDTIINGKEGVFPGLIPILNSYLENMEVDVDTRCSILNYLKLIKKRASGELMTVAKWMREFIANHPDYKQDSVITDEMNYSLILKCNQIANELCECPELLGSSFRKVKYSGSKPDSSN from the exons GTGGAATACATGTTGGTATCTTTTgatcatgaaaataaaaaagtcCAGTTGGTCCTGTCTGGAGAAGAAGTTCTTGAAACTCTACAAGAAAAAGGGGAAAGGACAAACCCAAA CCATCCTACCCTTTGGAGACCAGAGTATGGGAGTTACATGATTGAAGGGACACCTGGACAGCCATATGGGGGAACCATGTCTGAGTTCAACACAGTTGAGGACAACATGAGAAAACGTCGGAAGGAAGCTACTTCTCTATTAGAAGAAAATCAGGCTGTTTGCACTATAACTTCATTTCCCAG ATTAGGCTGTCCTGGGTTCACGCTGCCTGAGTATAAACCCAACCCAGTGGAAGGAGGAGCTTCCAAGTCCCTCTTCTTTCCAGATGAAGCAATTAACAAGCACCCCCGCTTCAG TACCCTAACGAGAAATATCCGGCATAGGAGAGGAGAAAAGGTTGTCATCAATGTACCGA TATTTAAGGACAAGAATACACCATCTCCATTTATCGAAGCATTTCCTGAGGATGATGAGGCAGCAAGGGCTTCTAAGCCCGATCATATTTACATGGATGCCATGGGATTTGGGATGGGCAATTGCTGTCTTCAG GTGACATTCCAAGCCTGCAGCATATCTGAGGCCAGATACCTTTATGATCAGTTGGCCACAATCTGTCCAATTGTT ccGCTGAAGAACAATAACTATAGGATCAGTAAATCTCGTTATGATTCAATCGACAGTTACTTATCTGAGTGTGGTGAGAAATACAATGATATCAACTTGACGATAGATAAAGAAATCTATGAACAACTTTTGCAGGAAG GCATCGACCATCTCCTGGCCCAGCATGTTGCTCATCTCTTTATTAGAGACCCACTGACTCTGTTTGAGGAGAAAATACATCTGGATGATGCCAATGAGTCTGATCATTTTGAG AATATTCAGTCCACAAATTGGCAGACGATGAGATTTAAGCCCCCTCCTCCAAACTCAGACATCGGATGGAGAGTAGAATTTCGGCCCATGGAG GTTCAGTTAACAGACTTTGAGAACTCTGCATATGTGGTGTTTGTGGTACTCCTTACCAGAGTGATCCTTTCATACAAGTTGGATTTTCTCATTCCACTATCAAAG GTGGATGAAAACATGAAAGTAGCACAGAAAAGAGATGCTGTCTTGCAGGGAATGTTTTATTTCAGGAAAGACATTTGCAAAG CAGGTGGCAACGCTGTGGTGGATGGGTGTGGCAAGGCCCAGAACAGCAGCGAGCTCCCCCCAGAGGAGTACACCTTAATGAGCATAGACACCATCATCAACGGGAAG GAAGGTGTGTTTCCGGGGCTGATCCCAATTCTGAACTCTTACCTTGAAAACATGGAAGTGGATGTGGACACCAGATGTAGTATTCTAAACTACCTAAAGCTCATTAAGAAGAGAGCATCTG gagaactAATGACAGTTGCAAAATGGATGAGGGAGTTTATCGCAAACCATCCTGACTACAAGCAAGACAGTGTCATAACTGATGAAATGAACTATAGCCTTATTTTGAAGTGTAATCAAATTGCAAATGAATTATGTGAATGCCCAGAGTTACTTGGATCTTCATTTAGGAAAGTAAAATATAGCGGAAGTAAACCTGACTCTTCCAACTAG
- the GCLC gene encoding glutamate--cysteine ligase catalytic subunit isoform X1, which produces MGLLSQGSPLSWEETKRHADHVRRHGILQFLHIYHAVKDRHKDVLKWGDEVEYMLVSFDHENKKVQLVLSGEEVLETLQEKGERTNPNHPTLWRPEYGSYMIEGTPGQPYGGTMSEFNTVEDNMRKRRKEATSLLEENQAVCTITSFPRLGCPGFTLPEYKPNPVEGGASKSLFFPDEAINKHPRFSTLTRNIRHRRGEKVVINVPIFKDKNTPSPFIEAFPEDDEAARASKPDHIYMDAMGFGMGNCCLQVTFQACSISEARYLYDQLATICPIVMALSAASPFYRGYVSDIDCRWGVISASVDDRTREERGLEPLKNNNYRISKSRYDSIDSYLSECGEKYNDINLTIDKEIYEQLLQEGIDHLLAQHVAHLFIRDPLTLFEEKIHLDDANESDHFENIQSTNWQTMRFKPPPPNSDIGWRVEFRPMEVQLTDFENSAYVVFVVLLTRVILSYKLDFLIPLSKVDENMKVAQKRDAVLQGMFYFRKDICKAGGNAVVDGCGKAQNSSELPPEEYTLMSIDTIINGKEGVFPGLIPILNSYLENMEVDVDTRCSILNYLKLIKKRASGELMTVAKWMREFIANHPDYKQDSVITDEMNYSLILKCNQIANELCECPELLGSSFRKVKYSGSKPDSSN; this is translated from the exons GTGGAATACATGTTGGTATCTTTTgatcatgaaaataaaaaagtcCAGTTGGTCCTGTCTGGAGAAGAAGTTCTTGAAACTCTACAAGAAAAAGGGGAAAGGACAAACCCAAA CCATCCTACCCTTTGGAGACCAGAGTATGGGAGTTACATGATTGAAGGGACACCTGGACAGCCATATGGGGGAACCATGTCTGAGTTCAACACAGTTGAGGACAACATGAGAAAACGTCGGAAGGAAGCTACTTCTCTATTAGAAGAAAATCAGGCTGTTTGCACTATAACTTCATTTCCCAG ATTAGGCTGTCCTGGGTTCACGCTGCCTGAGTATAAACCCAACCCAGTGGAAGGAGGAGCTTCCAAGTCCCTCTTCTTTCCAGATGAAGCAATTAACAAGCACCCCCGCTTCAG TACCCTAACGAGAAATATCCGGCATAGGAGAGGAGAAAAGGTTGTCATCAATGTACCGA TATTTAAGGACAAGAATACACCATCTCCATTTATCGAAGCATTTCCTGAGGATGATGAGGCAGCAAGGGCTTCTAAGCCCGATCATATTTACATGGATGCCATGGGATTTGGGATGGGCAATTGCTGTCTTCAG GTGACATTCCAAGCCTGCAGCATATCTGAGGCCAGATACCTTTATGATCAGTTGGCCACAATCTGTCCAATTGTT atggCTTTGAGTGCTGCGTCTCCTTTTTACCGAGGCTATGTGTCAGACATTGATTGTCGCTGGGGAGTGATTTCTGCATCTGTAGATGATAGAACTCGGGAGGAGAGAGGACTGGAG ccGCTGAAGAACAATAACTATAGGATCAGTAAATCTCGTTATGATTCAATCGACAGTTACTTATCTGAGTGTGGTGAGAAATACAATGATATCAACTTGACGATAGATAAAGAAATCTATGAACAACTTTTGCAGGAAG GCATCGACCATCTCCTGGCCCAGCATGTTGCTCATCTCTTTATTAGAGACCCACTGACTCTGTTTGAGGAGAAAATACATCTGGATGATGCCAATGAGTCTGATCATTTTGAG AATATTCAGTCCACAAATTGGCAGACGATGAGATTTAAGCCCCCTCCTCCAAACTCAGACATCGGATGGAGAGTAGAATTTCGGCCCATGGAG GTTCAGTTAACAGACTTTGAGAACTCTGCATATGTGGTGTTTGTGGTACTCCTTACCAGAGTGATCCTTTCATACAAGTTGGATTTTCTCATTCCACTATCAAAG GTGGATGAAAACATGAAAGTAGCACAGAAAAGAGATGCTGTCTTGCAGGGAATGTTTTATTTCAGGAAAGACATTTGCAAAG CAGGTGGCAACGCTGTGGTGGATGGGTGTGGCAAGGCCCAGAACAGCAGCGAGCTCCCCCCAGAGGAGTACACCTTAATGAGCATAGACACCATCATCAACGGGAAG GAAGGTGTGTTTCCGGGGCTGATCCCAATTCTGAACTCTTACCTTGAAAACATGGAAGTGGATGTGGACACCAGATGTAGTATTCTAAACTACCTAAAGCTCATTAAGAAGAGAGCATCTG gagaactAATGACAGTTGCAAAATGGATGAGGGAGTTTATCGCAAACCATCCTGACTACAAGCAAGACAGTGTCATAACTGATGAAATGAACTATAGCCTTATTTTGAAGTGTAATCAAATTGCAAATGAATTATGTGAATGCCCAGAGTTACTTGGATCTTCATTTAGGAAAGTAAAATATAGCGGAAGTAAACCTGACTCTTCCAACTAG